The Arachis duranensis cultivar V14167 chromosome 2, aradu.V14167.gnm2.J7QH, whole genome shotgun sequence genome has a window encoding:
- the LOC107474463 gene encoding uncharacterized protein LOC107474463: MAAMANLPNTIEANTAATLQAMQRLGQLAGNGNGNGNGEGNANDNTEGNGDNTGGVSMTLATFLKVHPPTFRGPTNPIEADHWFQAIERAIQVQHVPLNQYVEFAAYQLTGEAQPWCQAELFQTAFYKKYFHESTREAKEMELMQLKQGSMSVAEYTNKFEELCRFSQVCQGYPETFESWRCIKYQRGLKDKIITAVAPMKIRVFSDLVNKARVVEEYAKTVAASKDTHGGSSGRGRGKYFHPRGQSFKREGYAPQGQGGFRKNNQNQFQYAKGRGNQSGCFHCGLPGNRIH; the protein is encoded by the exons ATGGCGGCAATGGCGAATCTCCCTAATACCATAGAAGCTAATACTGCTGCGACTCTGCAAGCTATGCAGAGATTGGGCCAACTGGCTGGGAACGGAAATGGCAATGGGAATGGCGAAGGGAATGCCAATGATAATACTGAGGGAAACGGTGATAACACGGGAGGAGTTTCGATGACTTTGGCGACGTTCCTCAAGGTTCATCCGCCAACTTTCCGAGGGCCCACAAATCCTATTGAAGCAGACCATTGGTTCCAGGCTATAGAGCGTGCTATACAGGTGCAGCATGTTCCCCTCAATCAATATGTAGAATTTGCCGCTTATCAACTAACGGGAGAGGCCCAGCCCTGGTGTCAAGCTGAGT tgttCCAAACGGCTTTTTATAAGAAATACTTCCACGAGTCTACAAGGGAAGCAAAGGAGATGGAGCTAatgcagctgaagcaaggttCCATGTCTGTGGCTGAGTATACCAACAAGTTTGAAGAGCTTTGTAGGTTTTCCCAGGTGTGTCAGGGTTACCCGGAGACTTTCGAGAGCTGGAGGTGCATTAAGTACCAAAGGGGTTTGAAGGACAAAATTATAACTGCTGTGGCTCCTATGAAGATCCGTGTTTTCTCCGACTTAGTGAACAAGGCTAGAGTAGTGGAAGAATATGCCAAGACCGTGGCAGCATCCAAGGACACTCACGGAGGGAGCTCTGGTCGGGGGCGTGGCAAGTATTTTCATCCAAGAGGACAAAGCTTCAAAAGAGAAGGATATGCACCTCAAGGCCAAGGGGGCTTCAGAAAGAACAATCAGAATCAGTTCCAGTACGCTAAAGGAAGAGGAAATCAGAGTGGTTGCTTCCATTGTGGGTTACCTggaaatagaatccattga